One segment of Strix aluco isolate bStrAlu1 chromosome 17, bStrAlu1.hap1, whole genome shotgun sequence DNA contains the following:
- the IFT52 gene encoding intraflagellar transport protein 52 homolog isoform X1 — translation MERGLRNAIVFNASKGETFTLASSYKSLRKRLRGNWKIQSLKDEITSEKLFGVKLWITAGPREKFSAAEFSVLKKFLEDGGAILVMLREGGESRYGTNINFLLEEYGIVFNNDAVVRNVYYKYHHPKEALISDGVLNRGISEAARKTVLETTDEDGSGNDAQALTFVYPFGATLNVMKPAVAILSTGSVCFPLNRPILAFYQHESQGGKMAALGSSHMFSDQYLDKEENSKIMDVLFQWLTTSDIHLNQMDMEDPEISDYTLLPDTAALSEQLRVCLQEGDENPRDFTKLFDTSLYQLDTTALPSVIKAYEQLNVKHEPLQLIQPQFETPLPVLQPAVFPPAFRELPPPPLELFDLDETFSSEKARLAEITNKCTDDDLEFYIRKCGDILGVTSKLPKEKQDAKHILEHIFFQVVEFKKLNQEHDTDTSEAGFQNVICYLAHSQGDGELGKAQEWKFK, via the exons ATGGAGAGGGGCCTGCGGAACGCCATCGTCTTCAACGCATCCAAAGGGGAGACGTTCACTCTCGCCAGCAGCTACAAATCCCTGCGGAAAAGGCTCCGCGGTAACTGGAAGATACAGAG CTTAAAAGATGAGATCACTTCTGAGAAACTGTTTGGGGTAAAATTGTGGATTACAGCAGGGCCAAGAGAAAAGTTCAGTGCTGCTGAG TTTTCAGTTCTGAAGAAATTCCTGGAGGATGGTGGAGCCATCCTGGTGATGCTAAGAGAAGGCGGGGAGTCCCGATATGGCACAAATATTAACTTTTTGTTAGAAGAATATGGGATCGTTTTCAATAATG aTGCTGTAGTACGAAATGTATATTACAAGTACCACCACCCAAAAGAAGCACTTATTTCTGATGGAGTTTTGAATAG GGGAATCAGTGAAGCTGCAAGAAAAACAGTGCTTGAGACAACAGATGAAGATGGAAGTGGAAATGACGCACA AGCTCTCACGTTTGTGTATCCATTTGGTGCCACACTGAATGTGATGAAACCAGCAGTGGCTATTCTCTCAACAGGATCTGTCTGCTTCCCACTCAACAGGCCTATTCTTGCTTTCTATCAGCATGAG AGTCAAGGTGGCAAGATGGCAGCGCTGGGATCTTCCCACATGTTCAGTGATCAATATttagataaagaagaaaacagtaagatCATG GATGTGCTTTTCCAGTGGCTCACAACATCGGATATCCATTTAAACCAGATGGATATGGAGGACCCTGAG ATTTCAGACTATACCCTGCTCCCAGATACAGCCGCACTGTCTGAGCAGCTGCGAGTCTGTCTGCAAGAAGGAGATGAGAACCCAAGAGACTTCACAAAGCTGTTTGATACATCCCTTTACCAGCTGGATACAACTGCCCTCCCTTCAGTTATCAA agcttATGAACAGCTGAATGTGAAACATGAACCCCTCCAACTCATTCAGCCTCAGTTTGAGACTCCACTACCTGTCCTCCAGCCAGCT GTTTTTCCACCTGCTTTCAGAGAATTGCCTCCTCCCCCTCTGGAGCTGTTTGACTTGGATGAAACTTTTTCCTCTGAGAAAGCTCGTCTTGCAGAGATTACAAACAAAT GTACTGATGATGACCTGGAGTTTTACATACGAAAATGCGGTGATATCCTGGGAGTAACAAGTAAACTCCCAAAGGAGAAGCAAGATGCCAAACATATCCTGGAGCACATCTTCTTCCAAGTGGTTGAGTTTAAGAAACTGAATCAg GAACATGATACTGACACAAGTGAAGCTGGATTCCAGAATG TTATTTGTTATCTAGCCCATTCCCAGGGAGATGGTGAGCTTGGTAAAGCACAAGAATGGAAATTCAAGTGA
- the IFT52 gene encoding intraflagellar transport protein 52 homolog isoform X2 — protein MERGLRNAIVFNASKGETFTLASSYKSLRKRLRGNWKIQSLKDEITSEKLFGVKLWITAGPREKFSAAEFSVLKKFLEDGGAILVMLREGGESRYGTNINFLLEEYGIVFNNDAVVRNVYYKYHHPKEALISDGVLNRGISEAARKTVLETTDEDGSGNDAQALTFVYPFGATLNVMKPAVAILSTGSVCFPLNRPILAFYQHESQGGKMAALGSSHMFSDQYLDKEENSKIMDVLFQWLTTSDIHLNQMDMEDPEISDYTLLPDTAALSEQLRVCLQEGDENPRDFTKLFDTSLYQLDTTALPSVIKAYEQLNVKHEPLQLIQPQFETPLPVLQPAVFPPAFRELPPPPLELFDLDETFSSEKARLAEITNKCTDDDLEFYIRKCGDILGVTSKLPKEKQDAKHILEHIFFQVVEFKKLNQEHDTDTSEAGFQNAHSQGDGELGKAQEWKFK, from the exons ATGGAGAGGGGCCTGCGGAACGCCATCGTCTTCAACGCATCCAAAGGGGAGACGTTCACTCTCGCCAGCAGCTACAAATCCCTGCGGAAAAGGCTCCGCGGTAACTGGAAGATACAGAG CTTAAAAGATGAGATCACTTCTGAGAAACTGTTTGGGGTAAAATTGTGGATTACAGCAGGGCCAAGAGAAAAGTTCAGTGCTGCTGAG TTTTCAGTTCTGAAGAAATTCCTGGAGGATGGTGGAGCCATCCTGGTGATGCTAAGAGAAGGCGGGGAGTCCCGATATGGCACAAATATTAACTTTTTGTTAGAAGAATATGGGATCGTTTTCAATAATG aTGCTGTAGTACGAAATGTATATTACAAGTACCACCACCCAAAAGAAGCACTTATTTCTGATGGAGTTTTGAATAG GGGAATCAGTGAAGCTGCAAGAAAAACAGTGCTTGAGACAACAGATGAAGATGGAAGTGGAAATGACGCACA AGCTCTCACGTTTGTGTATCCATTTGGTGCCACACTGAATGTGATGAAACCAGCAGTGGCTATTCTCTCAACAGGATCTGTCTGCTTCCCACTCAACAGGCCTATTCTTGCTTTCTATCAGCATGAG AGTCAAGGTGGCAAGATGGCAGCGCTGGGATCTTCCCACATGTTCAGTGATCAATATttagataaagaagaaaacagtaagatCATG GATGTGCTTTTCCAGTGGCTCACAACATCGGATATCCATTTAAACCAGATGGATATGGAGGACCCTGAG ATTTCAGACTATACCCTGCTCCCAGATACAGCCGCACTGTCTGAGCAGCTGCGAGTCTGTCTGCAAGAAGGAGATGAGAACCCAAGAGACTTCACAAAGCTGTTTGATACATCCCTTTACCAGCTGGATACAACTGCCCTCCCTTCAGTTATCAA agcttATGAACAGCTGAATGTGAAACATGAACCCCTCCAACTCATTCAGCCTCAGTTTGAGACTCCACTACCTGTCCTCCAGCCAGCT GTTTTTCCACCTGCTTTCAGAGAATTGCCTCCTCCCCCTCTGGAGCTGTTTGACTTGGATGAAACTTTTTCCTCTGAGAAAGCTCGTCTTGCAGAGATTACAAACAAAT GTACTGATGATGACCTGGAGTTTTACATACGAAAATGCGGTGATATCCTGGGAGTAACAAGTAAACTCCCAAAGGAGAAGCAAGATGCCAAACATATCCTGGAGCACATCTTCTTCCAAGTGGTTGAGTTTAAGAAACTGAATCAg GAACATGATACTGACACAAGTGAAGCTGGATTCCAGAATG CCCATTCCCAGGGAGATGGTGAGCTTGGTAAAGCACAAGAATGGAAATTCAAGTGA
- the IFT52 gene encoding intraflagellar transport protein 52 homolog isoform X3, whose amino-acid sequence MLREGGESRYGTNINFLLEEYGIVFNNDAVVRNVYYKYHHPKEALISDGVLNRGISEAARKTVLETTDEDGSGNDAQALTFVYPFGATLNVMKPAVAILSTGSVCFPLNRPILAFYQHESQGGKMAALGSSHMFSDQYLDKEENSKIMDVLFQWLTTSDIHLNQMDMEDPEISDYTLLPDTAALSEQLRVCLQEGDENPRDFTKLFDTSLYQLDTTALPSVIKAYEQLNVKHEPLQLIQPQFETPLPVLQPAVFPPAFRELPPPPLELFDLDETFSSEKARLAEITNKCTDDDLEFYIRKCGDILGVTSKLPKEKQDAKHILEHIFFQVVEFKKLNQEHDTDTSEAGFQNVICYLAHSQGDGELGKAQEWKFK is encoded by the exons ATGCTAAGAGAAGGCGGGGAGTCCCGATATGGCACAAATATTAACTTTTTGTTAGAAGAATATGGGATCGTTTTCAATAATG aTGCTGTAGTACGAAATGTATATTACAAGTACCACCACCCAAAAGAAGCACTTATTTCTGATGGAGTTTTGAATAG GGGAATCAGTGAAGCTGCAAGAAAAACAGTGCTTGAGACAACAGATGAAGATGGAAGTGGAAATGACGCACA AGCTCTCACGTTTGTGTATCCATTTGGTGCCACACTGAATGTGATGAAACCAGCAGTGGCTATTCTCTCAACAGGATCTGTCTGCTTCCCACTCAACAGGCCTATTCTTGCTTTCTATCAGCATGAG AGTCAAGGTGGCAAGATGGCAGCGCTGGGATCTTCCCACATGTTCAGTGATCAATATttagataaagaagaaaacagtaagatCATG GATGTGCTTTTCCAGTGGCTCACAACATCGGATATCCATTTAAACCAGATGGATATGGAGGACCCTGAG ATTTCAGACTATACCCTGCTCCCAGATACAGCCGCACTGTCTGAGCAGCTGCGAGTCTGTCTGCAAGAAGGAGATGAGAACCCAAGAGACTTCACAAAGCTGTTTGATACATCCCTTTACCAGCTGGATACAACTGCCCTCCCTTCAGTTATCAA agcttATGAACAGCTGAATGTGAAACATGAACCCCTCCAACTCATTCAGCCTCAGTTTGAGACTCCACTACCTGTCCTCCAGCCAGCT GTTTTTCCACCTGCTTTCAGAGAATTGCCTCCTCCCCCTCTGGAGCTGTTTGACTTGGATGAAACTTTTTCCTCTGAGAAAGCTCGTCTTGCAGAGATTACAAACAAAT GTACTGATGATGACCTGGAGTTTTACATACGAAAATGCGGTGATATCCTGGGAGTAACAAGTAAACTCCCAAAGGAGAAGCAAGATGCCAAACATATCCTGGAGCACATCTTCTTCCAAGTGGTTGAGTTTAAGAAACTGAATCAg GAACATGATACTGACACAAGTGAAGCTGGATTCCAGAATG TTATTTGTTATCTAGCCCATTCCCAGGGAGATGGTGAGCTTGGTAAAGCACAAGAATGGAAATTCAAGTGA
- the LOC141931409 gene encoding uncharacterized protein LOC141931409, producing MLSTKRHSTSILTIKEILENGFVARASSRTDSSPVCSYYTDNSSASKPDTWELLMDLDNATKGSSLCVVKQSESLSSCVKTDLQGLTQSISDLSLVCFCKTHHGQAAFDLSGLPCEHPSTADCLMDVVSQNTSTPCKKEKHPKLLESLLSKSTELVGDLSTLGKMPAPRWEISAIKAPLDTSLSLDVSTEELRLPECSKPDTPPLETSVVIPLAWPGAFKRHRVLTHRSAAPETQPSDPDAVAVSLHQAL from the coding sequence ATGCTGTCCACCAAGAGGCACAGTACCAGCATCCTGACCATAAAGGAAATACTGGAAAATGGGTTTGTGGCCAGGGCCTCCAGCCGCACTGATTCTTCTCCTGTCTGCAGTTATTACACAGACAATAGTAGTGCCTCCAAACCAGACACCTGGGAGCTTCTCATGGACTTGGACAATGCAACAAAAGGCAGCTCCCTGTGTGTTGTCAAGCAGTCGGAGTCTCTGAGCAGCTGTGTGAAGACTGACCTGCAGGGCCTGACCCAGAGCATCTCTGACCTCAGCCTTGTCTGCTTCTGCAAAACCCACCACGGTCAGGCTGCCTTTGATCTGTCTGGTTTGCCTTGTGAGCACCCCAGCACAGCCGACTGCCTGATGGACGTGGTGTCACAGAACACCTCAACGCcatgcaagaaagaaaagcacccCAAACTGCTGGAGAGCCTGCTGTCCAAGAGCACTGAGCTTGTTGGTGACCTCTCAACCCTTGGGAAGATGCCAGCACCCAGGTGGGAGATCTCGGCAATAAAAGCTCCCCTGGATACCAGCCTGTCCCTTGATGTGAGCACCGAGGAGCTGAGGTTACCGGAATGCTCCAAACCGGACACGCCACCCCTGGAGACCTCTGTAGTAATTCCTCTGGCTTGGCCTGGAGCCTTCAAGAGGCACCGTGTGCTGACCCACAGGTCCGCCGCCCCCGAGACCCAGCCGAGCGACCCTGACGCTGTCGCCGTGTCTCTGCACCAGGCGCTGTGA